A segment of the Bradyrhizobium sp. CCBAU 53340 genome:
GGCGGCGGTGGTCTCCCAGCTGAGTTGGGCCGCCTTGCACGGCACCAGCAGGCCGTCCTCGCGCAGGCTCTGCATCAGCGGACGAATCACCTCGACGGTCGATCCGGACAGCGCCGCCAGCGCGGCGACAGCTTCCTCGTAGCGTCGCTGTCTGGCGAAGTTGAGCAGGGTCGCCTCGTTGAGCTGGCCAGTGGCCTTCAGACCTGCAATCGCCCGTTTGGCGCCTTCGAAATCACGGACGCCCGACATCTCACGCTCGACGCCGACGGTGACGGCTGCGATCGCGCCCTGGATCTCCTCGAACAGATGCGGCGGCGCGCGCGACAGCAATCTGGTGCGAACCGCGTCCGTCGCCGAGCGCAGCAATTGCTGGCGCAGGTTCGACGGCAGATCGACGCGGACGCCGACGCTGATGGCGAGCTCCGGATCGGACTCGGCCTGGCCGACGATGATGGCAAAGCCGTTCCCCGAGACGCGCGCGCCGGGATTAGCGGCGAGGCGGCGGCTGACGCTGGGATAGCGCCGCGCCAGCAGCGCGTCGGTGACGATCTCCTTCAGCCACCAGCGGCCGGCGACCGCGAGCAGATGCGGCTCACCCTTGCTTGATGCGATCTTCACCAGCTCGCCATCGTCGAGCCGCGCGGATTCCTGGAGCACGGGACCGGCGATGCGGATCTCGTCATTGTTAGCGAGGCGGCGGATCACGGAGGGCGGCGCCTGTGCGATCGGCGCGAGCTGGGCGCTGATCTCGGCCAGCGCAACGCGTGCGCCCATGTCGGCGATGGCGCGCAGCTCGATGGTGCCGATCAGGCGCTCGAGCACATCGTCGAACAGCGCGATCTGTTCGTCGTCAAAACTGCCGGCGGAAGACAGGAACAGGTCGGTGACGCGCCGGGCGGTCTCCAGGCCCTTTTCCGGCGAGCCGGTCCGGATCGCGGACTCGACCTCGTCGATGATCGATAGCTGGGCCGTGGACATGACGCGGTGCTCGTCCTGAGCGGATTGACGGAAGCTTGTTCTAAGCAACCGCTATCATGAACGACGAGCACTGAACGTTTCGTAAACCATCGGACTTCTCCTCGTCCTGAGAGCCGGCCAACGGCTCGGCGCAAAGCGCTGCCGCTGCCCCGCCCTCCTCACAAGGATCAGGCGCCGGGCAGGGTTATTCCCCGTTCCAGCCGCAGGCGCGGAGCTTCTCATGCATGTGGGGCGGGGCCGGCGCGACGACGCGGATCGGCTCCTTGTTCCGGGAGATCGGCACCACGATCTCGCGGGAATGCAGATGCAGCTTCGGCTCGCCGAAGCGCGGACCGTTGCCATAAATGTTATCGCCGAAGATCGGCCAGCCGGTCGCCGACGAATGCACCCGCAATTGATGGGTCCGCCCCGTCACCGGTTCCATGGCCAGCCAGGTGAAGCCGTCGCCCCGGCCCATCACCTTCCAGTTGGTGACGGCCTTCTGACCCTCGGGGTCGGGCTTCTGCCACCAGCCGCGCTCGGCATTGAGCCGGCCGAGCGGCATATCGATGGTACCTTCATCCTCAGCGGGGCCGCCCTCGACCACGGTCCAGTAAGTCTTGCCGATCTTGCCGTGCTTGAAGAGGAGGCCGAGCGAGGCGGTCGCCTTGCGGTGGCGGCCGAGCACGAGGCAGCCGGAGGTGTCCTTGTCCAACCGGTGGGCCAGCACCGGCGGCCGCGGCAGGCCGAACCGGAGCGCGTCGAAGGAGTCCTCCAGATTGGGGCCGCCCTTGGGGCCGCGGTGCACCGGCAGGCCTGCCGGCTTGTTGATGACCAGCATCAGGCCGTCGCGGTGGAGCACCCGGCCTAGAATCTCCTCAGCGGTCAATTGGGGAACATCGAGCAATTGCAGGACTTTCGGACAAGACTTTCGTTTGGGAGCCGGAACGGCTAACACACCCCCGCCATGAACGATACCACGTCAGATCCCCCCAAGCTGAGCTGGTGGCGCCGCCTGTCCAACGGGCTGAAGCGGACCTCGTCCTCGCTCGGGACCGCGGTCGCCGACCTCGTCACCAAGCGCAAGCTCGACCGCGCCATGCTCGACGACATCGAGGACGTGCTGCTGCGCGCCGACCTCGGCACCTCAGTCGCGGTGCGGATCGCTGACGCCGTCGGCGCGGGGCGCTATGACAAGGCGATCTCGGCCGACGAGGTCAAGGACGTGGTCGCGACCGAGGTCGAGAAGGTGCTGGCGCCGGTGGCCAAGCCCCTCGAGATCGACGCGGCCAAGAAGCCGTTCGTGATCCTCGTGGTCGGCGTCAACGGTTCCGGCAAGACCACGACGATCGGCAAGCTCTCGCAAAAATTCGCTTCCGAAGGCCGCACGGTGATGCTGGCCGCCGGCGACACGTTTCGTGCAGCCGCGATCGAGCAGCTCAAGGTCTGGGGCGAGCGCACCAAAACGCCGGTCATTGCAGGCGCGCAGGGCTCGGATTCGGCAAGCCTTGCCTTCAACGCGCTCACGGCCGCGAAAGAGCAGGCCATCGACGTGCTGTTGATCGATACCGCCGGTCGCCTGCAGAACAAGGCCGAGCTGATGAACGAGCTCGAGAAGGTCGTGCGCGTCATCCGAAAGGTGGACGCTTCCGCGCCGCACGCGGTGCTACTCGTGCTCGATGCCACCGTCGGCCAGAACGCACTGTCGCAGGTCGAGGCCTTCCACCGCACCGCGGGCGTCACTGGTCTCGTGATGACCAAGCTCGACGGCACCGCGCGCGGCGGCATTCTCGTGGCGCTCGCGGAGAAATTCAAACTGCCGGTGCATTTCATCGGCGTCGGCGAAGGCGTCGACGATCTCGCAGCCTTCACGGCGCGTGATTTCGCCCGCGCCATCGCTGGAATCGAAAGCTAGAGTATGGACAAGACCCAGCCGCATCCGCTGTTCAAGCTTGCGACCGAGCTCGGTCCGCTGCTCGTGTTCTTCTTCGTCAACGCGAAGTTCAATCTGTTCGCCGCGACCGGTGCCTTCATGGTCGCGATCGTGGCGGCGATGATCGCCTCCTATGTGGTGACGCGCCACATTCCGATCATGGCGATCGTGACGGGCGTGATCGTGCTGGTGTTCGGCACGCTGACCCTGGTGCTGCACGACGAGACCTTCATCAAGGTCAAGCCGACCATCATCTACGGCCTGTTCGCCGCGATCCTCGGCGGCGGCCTCTTGTTCGGCCGTTCCTTCATCGCCGTCATGTTCGACCAGATGTTCAATCTCACCCCGCAGGGCTGGCGCATCCTCACGCTGCGCTGGGCGCTGTTCTTCGCCGGCATGGCGGTGCTCAACGAGATCGTCTGGCGCACCCAAAGCACGGACTTCTGGGTGAACTTCAAGGTGTTCGGCGTCACGCCGCTGACCATGATCTTCGCCGTCGCCCAGATGCCGCTGACCAGGCGCTACGGTGTCGAGCCGGTGTCGCTGGAGACCAGCGAAGCCGAGGCGGGGGACGTGAGGAAGGGCTGACGCCGGTTCCGGCCCTGCAGTTCCCGGCCGCGACCAAGCATATTCACGCTAGCGTGCGTTTCGCACGCCTGGGAATCGGATTCTTCACCGCTCCGTAACCGCAAGCTGAGATTGTTCAGCGGTTTACCTTGCCTGAAAGGGTGCAGGCGATAGCCTTTCTCCTCATCCAATCCGCGGATTGAGCCCGTACGCGGAGGGCCCGGTGGTGAGCGCAAAACAGGACCACACCGCTGAACACCTGATTCAGTACGTGCGGCAACTCGCTCCGCAGGTCCGGCGCCGCCTGCTCGCTGAACTCGAACGGCTCCATCTCATCGGCGAGGACATTCCGCATTCCGAGCCGTTGATGGCGGCGCTGCGTGCCGAATTTCGTAACACGGGCCAGAATCATTATCGGGTCGGAAATCCTTCACGCTACTTCTTCGAGCCGCTCGAGCCGGTCCTGGTGGACAGGGCGCCGGAGCAGGCCAATAGCGGTCAGATCGCCCGTGGTTCGCTCGCACCGATCTGGAGCCTCGTGACGGAGCAATTGCTGCGCAGCATGGCCGCCGACTACATCGCCAATGCGACCGATGTCATCTCGGCTGACAGGCAGCACGAGGCGCGGCAGATGGCTCAGGCGTTCCAGAAGAAGGTCGTGATCTCGCTCAACGGCCTGCTTGGGTCTGCCGAGGGCGCCGCCAGCGTTCGCGACGGGTTGATGGCCTATACCAGCTCGCACGCGACATTCGACGACCTCAAGAAGATGCTGCGCTACCTGGACATGCAGCGGGAGCTCGCGGATTTTGGCCGCGCGCTCGCGCCGAAGATTGCCCGGCTGGAGGGCGCCAGCCTTGACAAGGTCCTCAGCCTTTTGACCGCGCTGAAGGCGAGGCGCGCCGATGCCGTGCCGTTCGCGCTCACGATCGTCGCAAAGCGCCTGGAAACCCCTTGGGAGTTGCTGTCCATCGCGACCGTTCCGGCTGACGACCGGACTGCGGCGCGGATCGCGGCATCTCCGTTCGCGATTGCTGTATCGATGGTGATCGATCAGATCGAGGAGAAGCATGTCCTCCTGCTCTTTGCGCTCAGGAACAACCGTCCGGTCCGGGCCAAGGAGATCGTTGGCGAGATCTACCGGATCGAGGAGGCGCTGAGAACTCAGATCGAGCTCAAAGGATCAGGCTGGGCTCAGCAGTTGGATGATTTGATGACAATCGTCCAGGCCGAGATCGACGCCGAGATCAGCACCATCCCGGGCGATCACCGGCACTTGACGCACATTCTGGAATCGCCGCGGCTGCGTCCGGACCATTCCTTCGGCCACAAGGTCGGCCATATGTTCGAGAAGGGCTG
Coding sequences within it:
- a CDS encoding DUF2336 domain-containing protein produces the protein MSTAQLSIIDEVESAIRTGSPEKGLETARRVTDLFLSSAGSFDDEQIALFDDVLERLIGTIELRAIADMGARVALAEISAQLAPIAQAPPSVIRRLANNDEIRIAGPVLQESARLDDGELVKIASSKGEPHLLAVAGRWWLKEIVTDALLARRYPSVSRRLAANPGARVSGNGFAIIVGQAESDPELAISVGVRVDLPSNLRQQLLRSATDAVRTRLLSRAPPHLFEEIQGAIAAVTVGVEREMSGVRDFEGAKRAIAGLKATGQLNEATLLNFARQRRYEEAVAALAALSGSTVEVIRPLMQSLREDGLLVPCKAAQLSWETTAAVLESRFATGAMKPADVDRAKSNFARMTAENARRTLRFWQVRSS
- a CDS encoding RluA family pseudouridine synthase, encoding MLDVPQLTAEEILGRVLHRDGLMLVINKPAGLPVHRGPKGGPNLEDSFDALRFGLPRPPVLAHRLDKDTSGCLVLGRHRKATASLGLLFKHGKIGKTYWTVVEGGPAEDEGTIDMPLGRLNAERGWWQKPDPEGQKAVTNWKVMGRGDGFTWLAMEPVTGRTHQLRVHSSATGWPIFGDNIYGNGPRFGEPKLHLHSREIVVPISRNKEPIRVVAPAPPHMHEKLRACGWNGE
- the ftsY gene encoding signal recognition particle-docking protein FtsY: MNDTTSDPPKLSWWRRLSNGLKRTSSSLGTAVADLVTKRKLDRAMLDDIEDVLLRADLGTSVAVRIADAVGAGRYDKAISADEVKDVVATEVEKVLAPVAKPLEIDAAKKPFVILVVGVNGSGKTTTIGKLSQKFASEGRTVMLAAGDTFRAAAIEQLKVWGERTKTPVIAGAQGSDSASLAFNALTAAKEQAIDVLLIDTAGRLQNKAELMNELEKVVRVIRKVDASAPHAVLLVLDATVGQNALSQVEAFHRTAGVTGLVMTKLDGTARGGILVALAEKFKLPVHFIGVGEGVDDLAAFTARDFARAIAGIES
- a CDS encoding septation protein A, with the translated sequence MDKTQPHPLFKLATELGPLLVFFFVNAKFNLFAATGAFMVAIVAAMIASYVVTRHIPIMAIVTGVIVLVFGTLTLVLHDETFIKVKPTIIYGLFAAILGGGLLFGRSFIAVMFDQMFNLTPQGWRILTLRWALFFAGMAVLNEIVWRTQSTDFWVNFKVFGVTPLTMIFAVAQMPLTRRYGVEPVSLETSEAEAGDVRKG